From the genome of Thermomicrobiales bacterium, one region includes:
- the alaS gene encoding alanine--tRNA ligase, whose translation MSGSEVRRAFIEFFEERGHKEIASSSLVPHNDPTVLLTTAGMQQMTPYFLGLETPPAVRMASVQKCFRTVDIDEVGDESHCTFFFMLGNFSVGDYFKPDSLRWSWEFLTEVMGLPAERLYPTVHPDDEDAYRIWRDEIGVPEERIGKLSDNWWGPVGPTGPNGPDSEIYFDLGPEAGEIGDGPGESNRFLEIWNNVFMEFFQAPDGSRTPLPKQNVDTGMGLERLTAMLQGVSSIYDTDLYQTIISRAGELAGVTYGTDPDADVALRVIADHARGATFLISDGVLPGNEGRSYVLRRILRRAIRYGRRLGLTQPFMAEMARVVIGQFGADYPALVERQRQIEKVLTHEEETFGRTLSTGIHRFQDEVAKLRAVAPAGEEIMQLTVPGAVAFRLYDTYGFPLDLTVDLAREQGMAVDIEGFDAAMAEQRVISRGGAAFKDNQRERNALYVERGMLSTDFLGYEETEADATILALLDPDGFIESAEAGDEVEIILDRTPFYGESGGQIGDKGEIRTDTGVVSIDDTFKPTPTLFVHRGIVAEGFIKTGEPARAAIDAERRQAIKRNHTATHLLHRALREVLGTDTHQAGSLVAPDRLRFDFTSIDAMSAEQVARVGEIVSEQVLASTPVSTQVLPYAEAVEGGAMALFGEKYGDSVRVVTIGDFSKELCGGTHLRHTGEVGPFAIVSEGSVAAGVRRIEAVTGQAAIERGMRQQAVLDSLARDFRAPWTELPEQVAALREKLRATEREVGKLRAELAGSSVGDLLDSRVDVGGIPVVAGKLAVNEKGDLRTAGDRLRDKLGSGVVVLGAEIDGKPSLIALVTQDVIARGIKAGDLVRELAKHIDGKGGGRPDLAEAGGKDASGLDAALAGVAELVKSATSKS comes from the coding sequence ATGAGCGGTTCCGAGGTCCGGCGTGCCTTCATCGAGTTCTTCGAGGAGCGTGGGCACAAGGAAATCGCCAGTTCGTCGCTGGTGCCGCATAACGACCCCACTGTGCTGCTGACCACCGCTGGCATGCAGCAGATGACGCCTTACTTTCTTGGGCTCGAGACGCCGCCCGCGGTGCGCATGGCCTCTGTGCAGAAGTGCTTTCGCACGGTGGATATCGACGAGGTCGGGGACGAGAGCCACTGCACCTTTTTCTTCATGCTCGGCAACTTCTCCGTGGGCGACTATTTCAAGCCCGATTCGCTGCGCTGGTCGTGGGAATTCCTGACCGAGGTGATGGGGTTGCCGGCTGAGCGGCTGTACCCGACCGTGCATCCGGACGACGAGGATGCCTATCGCATATGGAGAGACGAGATCGGCGTTCCGGAAGAGCGCATCGGCAAACTCTCAGACAACTGGTGGGGTCCAGTCGGTCCTACCGGGCCAAACGGGCCCGACTCCGAGATCTATTTCGATCTCGGACCGGAGGCGGGTGAGATCGGCGACGGGCCGGGTGAGAGCAACCGCTTCCTGGAGATCTGGAACAACGTCTTCATGGAGTTCTTCCAGGCGCCCGACGGCAGTCGAACCCCATTGCCGAAGCAGAACGTCGATACCGGCATGGGCCTGGAGCGGTTGACTGCGATGCTGCAAGGTGTCAGCTCGATCTATGACACCGATCTCTATCAGACCATCATTTCCCGTGCTGGCGAGCTGGCGGGCGTGACCTATGGGACCGATCCGGATGCGGATGTGGCGTTGCGCGTCATCGCCGATCACGCGCGTGGCGCAACGTTCCTGATCTCCGATGGCGTCCTGCCAGGGAATGAGGGGCGTTCCTATGTTCTGCGGCGCATTCTCCGTCGCGCGATTCGCTACGGTCGTCGTCTTGGCCTTACGCAGCCGTTCATGGCCGAGATGGCGCGGGTGGTGATCGGGCAGTTCGGCGCCGACTATCCGGCGCTGGTCGAGCGGCAGCGGCAGATCGAGAAGGTGCTGACGCATGAGGAAGAGACCTTCGGGCGAACGCTGAGCACCGGCATCCACCGTTTCCAGGACGAGGTCGCCAAGCTGCGCGCGGTGGCGCCGGCGGGCGAGGAGATCATGCAGCTCACGGTGCCCGGCGCGGTTGCGTTCCGGCTCTACGACACCTATGGCTTCCCGCTCGACCTCACGGTCGATCTTGCGCGCGAACAGGGCATGGCCGTCGATATCGAGGGATTCGATGCCGCCATGGCCGAACAGCGGGTGATCAGCCGCGGGGGCGCGGCCTTCAAAGACAATCAGCGCGAACGCAATGCGCTCTACGTCGAACGCGGCATGCTGTCCACAGACTTTCTCGGCTACGAGGAGACCGAAGCCGACGCCACCATCCTGGCGTTGCTCGATCCGGATGGGTTCATCGAGTCGGCGGAAGCGGGCGATGAGGTGGAGATCATTCTCGATCGCACTCCGTTCTACGGAGAATCTGGCGGCCAGATCGGTGACAAGGGTGAGATTCGCACCGACACTGGCGTGGTCAGCATCGACGATACGTTCAAGCCGACACCCACGCTTTTCGTCCATCGCGGCATCGTGGCGGAAGGATTCATCAAGACCGGAGAACCGGCCCGTGCCGCGATCGATGCCGAACGCCGCCAGGCGATCAAACGCAATCACACTGCCACTCATCTCTTGCACCGCGCGCTGCGCGAGGTGCTCGGTACCGATACCCATCAGGCAGGCTCGCTGGTGGCGCCCGATCGACTGCGTTTCGACTTCACCAGCATCGACGCGATGAGCGCTGAGCAGGTGGCGCGCGTGGGCGAGATCGTCAGCGAGCAGGTGCTAGCCTCGACGCCGGTGAGCACGCAGGTGCTGCCCTATGCGGAGGCCGTCGAAGGCGGCGCGATGGCGCTGTTCGGCGAGAAGTACGGCGACTCCGTGCGCGTGGTCACGATCGGGGACTTCTCGAAGGAACTCTGCGGCGGCACGCATCTGCGCCACACGGGTGAGGTTGGCCCATTCGCGATCGTATCCGAAGGGTCGGTTGCCGCGGGGGTGCGGCGCATCGAGGCCGTTACCGGACAGGCCGCTATCGAACGCGGGATGCGGCAACAAGCAGTTCTCGATTCCCTGGCGCGTGACTTCCGCGCGCCCTGGACCGAACTGCCCGAGCAGGTGGCCGCGCTGCGCGAGAAGCTGCGCGCCACCGAACGCGAGGTCGGCAAGCTGCGTGCGGAGCTGGCCGGTTCATCGGTCGGGGATTTGCTCGATTCCAGGGTGGATGTCGGCGGAATCCCAGTCGTGGCCGGAAAGCTCGCGGTCAACGAGAAGGGTGATCTGCGCACTGCGGGCGACCGCCTGCGCGACAAGCTTGGTTCGGGTGTCGTCGTCCTGGGGGCAGAAATCGATGGAAAGCCCAGTCTGATCGCGTTGGTCACGCAAGACGTCATCGCGCGAGGCATCAAGGCGGGCGATCTCGTTCGCGAACTGGCCAAACACATCGACGGCAAGGGCGGAGGTCGGCCTGATTTGGCTGAAGCGGGCGGCAAGGATGCGAGTGGCCTCGACGCCGCTCTGGCCGGAGTGGCCGAGCTGGTGAAGTCGGCGACGAGCAAGTCTTGA